Genomic window (Streptomyces cadmiisoli):
ACGTGCCCGGTCGGGCGAAGTCCGTTGTCAGAGCTGTACCCCGCCGGCGGCAAGATCGATCTTGAGCTGCTCGATCTCCTGAGGCGTGAGTTCGACCATGGGCGGACGCAGGGGGCCGCCGGGCAGGCCCTGGAGGGCGAGGGCGGCCTTGGTGGTCATGACGCCCTGGGTGCGGAACATGCCCGTGTACACCGGGAGCAGCTTCTGGTGGATCTCGGTGGCCTTCTGGACGTCGCCCGCGAGGTACGCCTCGACGAGTTCGCGCAGCTCGGGGGTGGCCACGTGGCCGACGACGGAGACGAAGCCGACGGCGCCCACGGAGAGCAGCGGGAGGTTGAGCATGTCGTCGCCGGAGTACCAGGCGAGGCCCGACCGGGCGATGGCCCAGCTCGCGCGGCCCAGGTCGCCCTTGGCGTCCTTGTTGGCGACGATCCGCGGGTGTTCCGCCAGGCGGACGAGCGTCTCCGTGTTGATCGGGACTCCGCTGCGGCCGGGGATGTCGTACAGCATGACCGGCAGCCCGGCGGCATCGGCGATGGCCGTGAAGTGCCGGTACAGGCCCTCCTGCGGGGGCTTGTTGTAGTACGGCGTGACGACGAGCAGGCCGTGCGCGCCGATGCTCTCGGCGGCGCGGGCCAGCTCGATGCTGTGGTGGGTGTCGTTGGTGCCGACTCCGGCAACAATGTGCGCCCGGTCGCCCACGGCCTCCAGGACCGCTCGTACGAGATCCGATTTCTCCGCGTCGCTGGTGGTCGGGGACTCGCCCGTGGTGCCGTTGATGATCAGGCCGTCGTTGCCTGCGTCCACCAGATGCGTGGCGAGCCGCTGAGCGCCGTCGAGGTCGAGTGCGCCGTCCGCCGTGAAGGGCGTGACCATGGCGGTGAGGACCCGCCCGAAGGGGGTCTGCGGAGTGGAGGTCGGAGCCATGGGTTACACGCTACTCGTTGCGCACGGCCGGGTCTGCCGTCGGAGAGAGGGAAAAGTCAGGACAAAGACGGAGCCCGGCACTGCCTGCTCGGGGGTTCAAGCAGTGCCGGGTCCGTTTGATCAGGCTAGATGAACTTCTCTAAATGCCGCAATACGGACACTTCACCCGGCGGATCCGTACATCAGTGCCCGGCGGGGAAACGTATGTCGGCCACGGGG
Coding sequences:
- the dapA gene encoding 4-hydroxy-tetrahydrodipicolinate synthase, with product MAPTSTPQTPFGRVLTAMVTPFTADGALDLDGAQRLATHLVDAGNDGLIINGTTGESPTTSDAEKSDLVRAVLEAVGDRAHIVAGVGTNDTHHSIELARAAESIGAHGLLVVTPYYNKPPQEGLYRHFTAIADAAGLPVMLYDIPGRSGVPINTETLVRLAEHPRIVANKDAKGDLGRASWAIARSGLAWYSGDDMLNLPLLSVGAVGFVSVVGHVATPELRELVEAYLAGDVQKATEIHQKLLPVYTGMFRTQGVMTTKAALALQGLPGGPLRPPMVELTPQEIEQLKIDLAAGGVQL